The Streptomyces sp. CC0208 genome window below encodes:
- a CDS encoding TadA family conjugal transfer-associated ATPase, translating to MAPGLLAGVRQWLAESGAEPTPARVAQALREQGRVLGDAEVLGAAERLRSELVGSGPLEPLLADPSVTDVLVSAPDRVWVDRGGGLELTAVSFPDAAAVRRLAQRLAAVAGRRLDDARPWVDARLPDGTRLHAVLPPVAVGCACLSLRVVRPRAFTLDELVAAGTVPPGGDRVLRALLDARLSFLISGGTGTGKTTLLSALLGLVGPGERIVLAEDSAELRPDHPHVVRLETRPANQEGAGLVTLEDLVRQALRMRPDRLVVGEVRGPEVVHLLAALNTGHEGGCGTVHANAAADVPARLEALGTAAGLDRAALHSQLAAALSVVLHLVRDRTGRRRIAEVRVLERDSTGLVRTVPALRWGAEAFVYERGWERLRGLLGDAMRGPGEGG from the coding sequence ATGGCCCCCGGTCTGCTGGCCGGCGTACGGCAGTGGCTGGCCGAGAGCGGAGCCGAACCGACACCCGCGCGGGTGGCACAGGCGCTCCGGGAGCAGGGGCGGGTCCTCGGGGACGCCGAAGTGCTGGGCGCGGCCGAGCGGTTGCGGTCCGAACTCGTCGGCAGCGGACCTCTGGAGCCGCTGCTCGCCGACCCGTCGGTGACGGACGTCCTGGTGTCGGCGCCGGACCGGGTCTGGGTGGACCGGGGCGGCGGACTCGAACTGACCGCCGTCTCCTTCCCCGACGCTGCCGCCGTACGACGACTCGCGCAGCGGCTCGCCGCGGTGGCGGGGCGGCGCCTCGACGACGCGCGGCCCTGGGTGGACGCCCGGCTGCCGGACGGAACGCGGTTGCACGCGGTGCTTCCTCCGGTCGCCGTCGGCTGTGCCTGCCTGTCCCTGCGGGTCGTACGGCCCCGCGCGTTCACGCTGGACGAACTGGTCGCCGCCGGCACGGTGCCGCCCGGCGGGGACCGGGTGCTCAGGGCGCTGCTCGACGCGCGGCTGTCCTTCCTCATCAGCGGTGGGACGGGCACCGGGAAGACGACGCTGCTGAGCGCGCTGCTGGGGCTCGTCGGACCGGGTGAGCGGATCGTGCTCGCGGAGGACTCGGCAGAGCTCAGGCCGGACCATCCGCATGTGGTTCGGCTGGAGACGAGACCCGCCAACCAGGAGGGCGCCGGGCTCGTCACGCTCGAGGACCTGGTGCGCCAGGCCCTGCGGATGCGACCGGACCGGCTCGTCGTGGGCGAGGTGCGCGGGCCCGAAGTGGTGCACCTGCTGGCCGCGTTGAACACGGGCCATGAGGGCGGCTGCGGGACCGTGCACGCCAACGCGGCTGCCGACGTACCGGCCCGTCTGGAGGCGCTGGGTACGGCAGCCGGGCTCGACCGGGCCGCGCTGCACAGCCAGTTGGCGGCCGCGCTGTCGGTCGTCCTGCATCTCGTGCGCGACCGGACCGGGCGGCGGCGGATCGCCGAGGTGCGGGTGCTGGAGCGGGACTCCACCGGGCTGGTGCGGACGGTGCCGGCGCTGCGGTGGG
- the ssd gene encoding septum site-determining protein Ssd, with amino-acid sequence METVTAAVTHEGQPAAGGRPGRPLIVTEDEDLLDDLLRLCAAAGATAEVHHGVPQPRGSWEAAPLILVGDDAARRVRGAARRRGVVLVGRDQDDSGVWKRAVEIGADHVLMLPDGEQWLVDRIADVTEGVGRPALTVGVIGGRGGAGASTLACALAVTSAREGLRTLLVDADPLGGGLDVLLGGETTEGLRWPAFAASRGRVGGGALEESLPQLHSLRVLSWDRGDRIAVPPQAVRAVLAAARRRGGTVVVDLPRRLDDGVAEALAQLDLGILVVPAELRAVAAAGRVASAVGMVLRDLRVAVRGPYAPGLDDREVARLLSLPLVGEVPVESALQRPQGSGSPPGAAVRGPLARFCKQFWERALTEAGAA; translated from the coding sequence ATGGAGACCGTGACCGCAGCCGTCACACACGAGGGACAGCCCGCCGCCGGGGGGCGGCCGGGCCGGCCGTTGATCGTCACGGAGGACGAGGACCTGCTCGACGACCTGCTGCGGCTGTGCGCGGCGGCCGGGGCGACCGCCGAGGTCCATCACGGGGTGCCGCAGCCCAGGGGCAGCTGGGAGGCCGCCCCGCTCATCCTGGTCGGCGACGACGCCGCACGGCGGGTGCGTGGAGCCGCCCGCAGGCGCGGAGTGGTGCTCGTGGGCCGGGACCAGGACGACTCCGGGGTGTGGAAGCGGGCTGTCGAGATCGGCGCCGACCACGTCCTGATGCTGCCCGACGGCGAGCAGTGGCTGGTCGACCGGATCGCCGACGTCACCGAGGGCGTCGGCCGCCCGGCCCTCACCGTCGGCGTCATCGGCGGCCGCGGCGGGGCCGGAGCCTCCACGCTCGCGTGTGCCCTCGCCGTCACCTCCGCGCGTGAGGGCTTGCGCACGCTCCTCGTGGACGCCGATCCGCTGGGCGGCGGACTCGACGTACTCCTCGGCGGCGAGACCACCGAGGGCCTGCGCTGGCCCGCGTTCGCCGCCTCGCGCGGGCGGGTCGGCGGCGGCGCCCTGGAGGAGTCGCTGCCACAACTGCATTCGCTGCGGGTCCTGAGCTGGGACCGCGGCGACCGCATCGCCGTCCCGCCGCAGGCCGTACGGGCGGTGCTCGCCGCAGCCCGGCGTCGGGGCGGCACCGTCGTCGTCGACCTGCCCCGCCGCCTCGACGACGGCGTCGCCGAGGCCCTCGCCCAACTGGACCTCGGGATCCTCGTCGTCCCCGCCGAACTGCGCGCCGTCGCCGCGGCCGGCCGCGTGGCCTCGGCGGTCGGCATGGTCCTGCGCGACCTGCGGGTGGCGGTCCGCGGCCCGTACGCACCCGGCCTCGACGACCGCGAGGTGGCCCGCCTGCTGAGCCTGCCCCTGGTGGGCGAGGTCCCGGTCGAGTCGGCACTCCAACGGCCCCAGGGAAGCGGATCACCACCCGGGGCGGCCGTCCGGGGACCGCTGGCGCGGTTCTGCAAGCAGTTCTGGGAGCGCGCGTTGACCGAGGCGGGAGCGGCATGA
- a CDS encoding HAD family hydrolase, producing MLGVVENHSLPRTAAFFDLDKTVIAKSSTLTFSKSFYQGGLINRRAALRTAYAQFVFLVGGMDHDQMERTREYLSALVRGWNVQQVKEIVAETLHDLIDPIIYDEAASLIEEHHTAGRDVVIVSTSGAEVVEPIGELLGADRVVATRMVVGEDGCFTGEVEYYAYGPTKAEAVKELAESEGYDLERCYAYSDSATDLPMLRAVGHPHVVNPDRALRKEALARGWPILDFHRPVRLKQRLPGFAVPPRPALVAVAAIGAAAATAGLVWYANRRRSTVA from the coding sequence ATGCTCGGGGTCGTGGAAAACCACTCGTTGCCCCGCACAGCCGCCTTCTTTGACCTGGACAAGACGGTCATTGCGAAGTCGAGCACGCTCACGTTCAGCAAGTCGTTCTACCAAGGCGGTCTGATCAACCGCAGGGCCGCCTTGCGGACCGCATATGCCCAGTTCGTCTTCCTCGTCGGCGGTATGGACCACGACCAGATGGAGCGCACCCGCGAGTACCTCTCCGCGCTCGTGCGCGGCTGGAACGTCCAGCAGGTCAAGGAGATCGTGGCCGAGACCCTCCACGACCTGATCGACCCGATCATCTACGACGAGGCCGCCTCCCTCATCGAGGAGCACCACACCGCCGGCCGGGACGTCGTCATCGTCTCCACGTCCGGCGCCGAGGTGGTCGAGCCGATCGGCGAACTCCTGGGCGCCGACCGGGTGGTGGCAACCCGGATGGTCGTGGGTGAGGACGGCTGCTTCACCGGCGAGGTGGAGTACTACGCGTACGGCCCGACGAAGGCGGAGGCGGTCAAGGAGCTGGCGGAGTCCGAGGGATACGACCTGGAGCGCTGCTACGCCTACAGCGACTCGGCGACCGACCTGCCGATGCTGCGGGCCGTGGGCCATCCGCACGTGGTCAACCCGGACCGGGCGCTGCGCAAGGAAGCCCTCGCGCGCGGGTGGCCGATTCTCGATTTCCACCGTCCGGTCCGCCTCAAGCAGCGGCTGCCCGGATTCGCCGTACCGCCCCGCCCGGCGCTCGTCGCGGTCGCCGCGATAGGCGCGGCAGCGGCGACGGCAGGCCTCGTCTGGTACGCGAACCGGCGGCGCTCGACCGTGGCCTGA
- a CDS encoding Fic family protein encodes MSTTGANADPLAALGSLPGVAESVESVRKSVDRVYGHRVMRRRSNEITSEAALRGARGSAALSGADWALEEVRRRSDFGVDDEARVVGAALRLTSESGQLLSIWRQSPLRVLARLHLVAAATDEDEVGRPRQAGESVDEPLIELPLPAAAEVSGRLEGLSELIIAGSSAPALVTAAVVQGELLALRPFVSHNGLVARAAARIVLVGSGLDPKSVCPAEVGHAELGRAAYLAALDGYVSGTPEGMAAWIAHCGSAIELGARESTAVCEALQRGAA; translated from the coding sequence ATGAGTACGACAGGCGCGAACGCCGATCCGCTCGCGGCCCTGGGCTCGCTGCCCGGTGTGGCCGAGTCCGTGGAGTCCGTGCGCAAGTCCGTGGACCGGGTCTACGGACACCGTGTCATGCGGCGCCGCAGCAACGAGATCACCTCCGAGGCGGCCCTGCGCGGCGCCCGTGGCTCGGCCGCGCTGTCCGGCGCGGACTGGGCCCTCGAAGAGGTACGTCGACGCTCCGACTTCGGCGTCGACGACGAGGCGAGGGTCGTGGGCGCGGCGCTCAGGCTGACCTCCGAGTCCGGCCAACTGCTGTCCATCTGGCGGCAGTCGCCCCTGCGGGTGCTGGCCCGGCTGCATCTGGTCGCGGCGGCGACCGACGAGGACGAGGTCGGGCGTCCCCGTCAGGCCGGCGAGAGCGTCGACGAACCGCTGATCGAGCTGCCGCTGCCGGCCGCGGCGGAGGTCTCGGGCCGGCTGGAGGGCCTGTCCGAGCTGATCATCGCGGGCAGTTCGGCCCCCGCGCTGGTCACGGCCGCCGTCGTACAGGGCGAGCTGCTCGCCCTCAGGCCCTTCGTCTCCCACAACGGCCTGGTGGCGCGCGCGGCCGCGCGGATCGTCCTGGTCGGCAGCGGTCTCGACCCGAAGTCGGTCTGCCCGGCGGAGGTCGGTCACGCCGAACTGGGCCGCGCGGCCTATCTGGCGGCGCTCGACGGGTACGTCTCCGGCACTCCCGAGGGCATGGCCGCCTGGATCGCCCACTGCGGCAGCGCGATCGAACTGGGCGCGCGCGAGTCGACGGCGGTGTGCGAGGCGCTTCAGCGCGGAGCGGCGTAG
- a CDS encoding ATP-binding protein: protein MKIAFVGKGGSGKTTLSSLFIRHLAATGAPVIAVDADINQHLGPALGLDEAEAAALPALGERLSLIKEYLRGTNPRIASAAEMIKTTPPGEGSRLLRVREDNPVYDACARPVELDGDVVRLMVTGPFTDADLGVACYHSKTGAVELCLNHLVDGQGEYVVVDMTAGSDSFASGMFTRFDITFLVAEPTRKGVSVYRQYKEYARDFGVVLKVVGNKVQGQDDLDFLRAEVGDDLLVTVGHSDWVRALEKGRPPRFALLEDVNRRALHRLRTAADATYDLRDGQRYTQQMVHFHLKNAQAWGNERTGADLAAQIDPSFVLGESTVAAV, encoded by the coding sequence ATGAAAATTGCTTTCGTCGGGAAGGGCGGCAGTGGCAAGACCACCCTGTCCTCCCTGTTCATCCGCCACCTGGCGGCCACCGGAGCACCGGTGATCGCCGTCGACGCCGACATCAACCAGCACCTGGGGCCCGCGCTCGGCCTGGACGAGGCGGAAGCGGCCGCGCTGCCCGCCCTGGGCGAGCGGCTGTCGCTGATCAAGGAGTACCTGCGCGGCACCAACCCGCGGATCGCCTCGGCCGCGGAGATGATCAAGACCACCCCGCCCGGCGAGGGCTCGCGGCTGCTGCGGGTGCGCGAGGACAACCCGGTCTACGACGCCTGCGCCCGGCCGGTGGAACTCGACGGCGACGTCGTCCGTTTGATGGTCACCGGCCCCTTCACGGACGCCGACCTGGGGGTCGCCTGCTACCACTCCAAGACGGGAGCGGTGGAGCTGTGCCTGAACCACCTGGTGGACGGGCAGGGCGAGTACGTCGTGGTGGACATGACGGCTGGCTCGGACTCCTTCGCCTCCGGCATGTTCACCCGCTTCGACATCACGTTCCTCGTCGCCGAGCCGACACGTAAGGGGGTCTCCGTCTATCGCCAGTACAAGGAGTACGCCCGTGACTTCGGCGTCGTCCTGAAGGTCGTCGGCAACAAGGTGCAGGGCCAGGACGACCTCGACTTCCTCCGCGCCGAAGTCGGGGACGACCTGCTGGTGACGGTCGGGCACTCCGACTGGGTGCGGGCCCTGGAGAAGGGCCGGCCGCCCCGGTTCGCGCTCCTGGAGGACGTCAACAGGCGCGCCCTGCACCGGCTGCGGACGGCCGCCGACGCGACGTACGACCTGCGCGACGGGCAGCGCTACACCCAGCAGATGGTGCACTTCCATCTGAAGAACGCCCAGGCGTGGGGCAACGAGCGCACCGGGGCCGATCTGGCGGCGCAGATCGACCCCTCGTTCGTGCTCGGTGAAAGCACGGTGGCGGCCGTCTGA